Within Tenebrio molitor chromosome 3, icTenMoli1.1, whole genome shotgun sequence, the genomic segment taacttggGCAAATAAGGTAGTTAGTGATCTAAATAAAATCAAGAGCAGAAATCTTCTAGCAGATGCTATAAGGGTGGCTGTCTGTGTCGGGGAAGAAAAAGCTAGGACAAtccaaagaattttatttctcaaCTTATGAGCCTAACCCAATAAATTTGGTCAACTGGTTTAATGTCCTTAAAAAAAGCTCAACTTTACGTTTACCTCCACCATCATGACAAAATCGTCCTTAATCAGCTTAGATAAACCTTGTTCAGGTTgagttgaacatttcaaggtcaagttatttaatattttaaatagtgatatgcagctaaccaacataatgcgatttagcACTGCTTAATCTAAACATAACTACAgcgccaaaaaataaaattatttgaccttgaaattgtcaaatcaacgTGAACAACATATACTTGTAATTTCTGTGCAACAATAATTTAGACCGGGTAATCCGTATCTTGAATGCTGCTCATTGTCCATTCATCAAACTTCTTTTGCATATCTAATGACATAATTGTCTTATGATCTCCAACTGTTCCTTTCCTGATAATCTTGCTTTCCGGACGTAATTTGCCCAAACGTTCATGTTCTGGTGTGTAATTCACAGCTGGATTGTTCTTCAATGATTCGAAATCGAGATGATGAACCAACACTTCGATTTGCTCATCGGTCAGaggtttttgcaaaaattgagaCACTCTTCCTATAACTCCACCTAAGTCGCTCTTCATCTCTTCATATCGCAAAAATAGAACGTTTGGATTATGTCTCATCTGCCAGAATGGCAAAACGTGATTCCAATAGGGTGAATATATTACTTCAATTATCGATTATTGACTTGGTTGCAAAACAGTGATTATAATTACCTTTTCCTCTTAAAAACATTTCACAGAACTCACTGAAGTCACTTTTACGATTCAAAACAAAGTCAAGGTAATGATAGTAAGATACGCAAGTGTCTTTGACATTGCGTGCTACGTAGATCATCTTAAGAAAAGAAATAAGTAATTATTTTGATGTAAGAAAAGCGTATTCATTTACCTTTGGCTTTTTCACTTCACTAGTAATTTCCTTCGGTAGTAATTTGAAAGGCAAATGACTTTTGATAACCAATGATTTTTTGTCATCTTTTCGATTCATTATCTGCTCTATCGGATTGGTACTCAATGAATCGTAGATACTGAACCCCTTTTTTCTGcgtaaatgaaaaaatatctgtaGAAAATACGTACAGATTGACACAAACAGCTTGGCACATGTAATGCGCAGAATAGGAAACGAAAGAGTGTCTGTAACACAAGTATATGGCTAGGGCTACTGTAcactcaataaaaataaagtaaatctgctaaagaaacaaaatattttctttggaAGAAATCAGAAAtataatttgaattattttatacttactCCAGAAACGGACATCGTTCATCAATCGGAATTTGGTCTCCTTTGGAATCACAGTCGTTGACAATCATCCAAACCATTTCCCGCATCCACGTTGAACCTT encodes:
- the LOC138125278 gene encoding luciferin sulfotransferase-like; translated protein: MNFGKGDSRAGEFPVEFTSFDGFILPSKYEELKEQIENLEINERDVWIFSVPRSGSTWMREMVWMIVNDCDSKGDQIPIDERCPFLEKKGFSIYDSLSTNPIEQIMNRKDDKKSLVIKSHLPFKLLPKEITSEVKKPKMIYVARNVKDTCVSYYHYLDFVLNRKSDFSEFCEMFLRGKVIYSPYWNHVLPFWQMRHNPNVLFLRYEEMKSDLGGVIGRVSQFLQKPLTDEQIEVLVHHLDFESLKNNPAVNYTPEHERLGKLRPESKIIRKGTVGDHKTIMSLDMQKKFDEWTMSSIQDTDYPV